A region from the Inhella inkyongensis genome encodes:
- a CDS encoding LysR substrate-binding domain-containing protein: MNARTRPLAVGPLRAFEAVARLLNFRAAAEELHLTQPAISRQIKLLEEELGVALFLRGTRHVALTGAGHQLLAATLPLLTRLDRTVRQLRQDAGRQVIHLSTFASFASLWLLPRLEAFQRQHPHLDIRISANDQVQDLEAAGFDLALGYFVQPPRGSRAEALFGEVLTPVHSPARELRAAEFNLPPLREPADLAGHTLAEEDDDRPANVHAKWRGWLSAQGLPDLQPRRWLLLNFTHQQVQAALSGQAVALARLPLVLPQLTSGELIESFGPSRRLSTPAQYFLRVSETSQARPEVQHFCDWLRSEAALTRAALKN; this comes from the coding sequence ATGAATGCGAGAACCCGCCCGCTGGCCGTGGGACCGCTGCGCGCCTTCGAGGCGGTGGCCCGGCTGCTCAACTTCCGCGCTGCGGCCGAGGAGCTGCACCTGACCCAGCCTGCCATCAGCCGGCAGATCAAATTGCTGGAGGAGGAGCTGGGCGTCGCCCTCTTCCTGCGCGGCACCCGACACGTGGCGCTCACAGGCGCCGGCCATCAGCTGCTGGCCGCCACCCTGCCCTTGCTCACTCGCCTGGACCGCACGGTGCGCCAGCTGCGCCAGGATGCCGGGCGTCAGGTGATCCACCTCAGCACCTTCGCCTCCTTTGCCAGCCTGTGGCTGCTACCGCGGCTGGAGGCCTTTCAGCGCCAGCACCCGCATCTGGACATTCGCATCTCGGCCAACGACCAGGTTCAAGACCTGGAGGCCGCCGGCTTTGACCTGGCCCTGGGCTACTTTGTGCAGCCGCCGCGCGGCAGCCGTGCCGAGGCCCTGTTCGGCGAGGTCCTGACCCCGGTGCACAGCCCGGCGCGCGAGCTGCGCGCGGCCGAGTTCAATCTGCCGCCCTTGCGTGAACCTGCCGACCTGGCGGGCCACACCCTGGCGGAGGAGGACGACGATCGCCCCGCCAATGTGCATGCCAAATGGCGCGGCTGGCTCAGCGCCCAAGGCCTGCCCGATCTGCAGCCGCGCCGCTGGCTGCTGCTGAACTTCACCCACCAGCAGGTGCAGGCCGCGCTCTCGGGTCAGGCGGTGGCCTTGGCGCGTCTGCCCCTGGTGCTGCCGCAGCTGACCAGCGGTGAGCTGATCGAAAGCTTCGGCCCCAGCCGCCGCCTGAGCACCCCGGCGCAGTACTTCCTGCGCGTCAGCGAAACCTCTCAGGCCCGACCCGAGGTGCAGCACTTCTGCGACTGGCTGCGCAGCGAGGCGGCGCTGACGCGGGCGGCCTTGAAAAACTAG
- a CDS encoding 5-formyltetrahydrofolate cyclo-ligase: MSPSREALRLQLKQARRNFLAGPSAPHAASALARQLRPLLDQLEPLCLGLYWPLEGEFDPAELLPHLQGLVLALPFARREGRQMQYRRWDGQAPSLKDEMGIPSSAGAPADPDVVLVPCLGFTREGYRLGYGGGYFDRWQAAHPGVTTVGLAWSVGEVQFAVEPHDQALTVVVTERELIAP, encoded by the coding sequence ATGTCCCCTTCCCGCGAGGCGCTGCGCCTGCAGCTCAAACAGGCCCGACGGAACTTCCTGGCCGGCCCGTCCGCACCGCACGCGGCCAGTGCCCTGGCGCGCCAGCTGCGGCCCCTGCTGGATCAGTTGGAGCCCCTGTGCCTGGGCCTGTACTGGCCGCTGGAGGGAGAGTTCGACCCGGCCGAGCTGCTGCCGCATCTGCAAGGGCTGGTGCTGGCGCTTCCTTTTGCGCGCCGCGAGGGTCGGCAGATGCAGTACCGGCGCTGGGACGGTCAGGCGCCGTCCCTCAAGGACGAGATGGGCATCCCCAGCAGCGCGGGTGCCCCGGCCGACCCCGATGTGGTGCTGGTGCCCTGCCTGGGCTTCACCCGCGAGGGCTACCGCCTGGGCTATGGCGGAGGCTACTTCGACCGCTGGCAGGCCGCTCACCCGGGGGTGACCACCGTGGGACTGGCCTGGAGCGTGGGCGAGGTGCAGTTTGCGGTGGAGCCGCATGACCAGGCGCTGACCGTGGTGGTGACGGAGCGGGAGCTCATCGCACCTTAG
- a CDS encoding GGDEF domain-containing protein, translated as MLSSLLLIALGIGLFGLCLLALSLRQPLGLAPLMLVMGALEGLKAYVLTGTLVEIPLIGAVRVGSVVSYMNALTVVQVLYLRCGLGAARQLAWTLVCVAAALAGVNVLVAALLGQPGVQSPLAAQQLLASGWIELVGNSLLLGGLLASVLIVNALQPLGRWLGLLITLLLVASADTLLFSLLAFGPDALTRSNLLPALAGKAVMALVFATLAYAYLRAAQTRREMGSSGALVGRDLWAALSFRAPLAEMEQQLQTDPISGALNDRYLDQTLPELLHLDQLRGVPTSLAHLRLVNLADIRQTLGERAAELALRHAADTLRAALRHNDVVLRRGPADFLVVLPGTPPQDALQIAEQMRDSLINKPLELADGQKRPLMARVGLAAAPADGDALRTLLLAAARRLALSSPTEPVVGWLTRS; from the coding sequence ATGCTGAGCAGCCTGCTCCTGATCGCGCTGGGCATCGGGCTTTTCGGCCTGTGCTTGCTGGCCCTCAGCCTGCGCCAGCCCCTGGGCCTGGCGCCCTTGATGCTTGTGATGGGCGCGCTGGAAGGGCTGAAGGCCTATGTGCTGACGGGCACCTTGGTCGAGATTCCGCTGATCGGCGCAGTGCGGGTGGGTTCAGTGGTCAGCTATATGAATGCGCTGACGGTGGTGCAGGTGCTCTATCTGCGCTGCGGCCTGGGCGCAGCACGCCAGCTGGCCTGGACCCTGGTGTGCGTGGCCGCCGCCTTGGCGGGCGTGAACGTGCTGGTGGCGGCCCTGTTGGGGCAGCCCGGCGTGCAGTCACCCTTGGCGGCGCAACAACTGCTGGCCAGTGGGTGGATCGAATTGGTGGGCAACAGCCTCTTGCTCGGCGGCCTGCTGGCCAGCGTGTTGATCGTCAATGCGCTGCAGCCGCTGGGGCGCTGGCTCGGCCTGCTGATCACGCTGCTGCTGGTGGCCAGCGCCGACACCCTGCTCTTTTCCCTGCTGGCCTTCGGCCCCGACGCCCTGACCCGCAGCAACTTGCTGCCCGCCCTGGCCGGCAAGGCCGTGATGGCCCTGGTGTTCGCCACCCTGGCCTATGCCTATCTGCGGGCCGCGCAGACGCGCCGCGAGATGGGCTCCAGCGGCGCCCTGGTGGGCCGGGACCTGTGGGCGGCCCTGTCGTTTCGCGCACCGCTGGCCGAGATGGAACAGCAGTTGCAGACCGACCCGATCAGCGGCGCACTCAACGACCGCTACCTGGACCAGACCTTGCCGGAACTGTTGCACCTGGACCAATTGCGTGGCGTGCCCACCAGCCTCGCGCATCTGCGCCTCGTGAACCTGGCCGACATCCGTCAGACTTTGGGCGAGCGGGCCGCCGAGTTGGCGCTGCGCCACGCCGCCGACACCTTGCGAGCTGCCCTGCGCCACAACGACGTGGTGCTGCGCCGCGGTCCGGCCGACTTCCTGGTGGTGTTGCCGGGCACCCCGCCTCAAGATGCCCTGCAGATCGCGGAGCAAATGCGCGACAGCCTGATCAACAAGCCCCTGGAGCTGGCCGACGGGCAGAAGCGCCCATTGATGGCTCGGGTGGGTCTGGCTGCGGCGCCCGCCGATGGCGATGCCTTGCGCACCTTGCTGCTGGCCGCTGCGCGCCGGCTGGCCCTGAGCAGCCCGACCGAGCCGGTGGTAGGGTGGCTCACACGCTCCTGA
- a CDS encoding GNAT family N-acetyltransferase, with protein MTRIRRAEPQDATALQALYARCIAQADWLPEAARQAPNFAAVSVGETVLVAEGRDGALLGLVSVQPDDPFVHHLYVDPQAQGLGLGRALLAALDPLLPKPWRLKCVARNRQALRFYAREGWQEEGRGESSDGPYLLLRKNG; from the coding sequence ATGACCAGGATTCGCCGGGCTGAACCCCAGGACGCCACGGCGCTTCAAGCGCTCTACGCCCGATGCATCGCTCAAGCCGACTGGCTGCCGGAGGCCGCGCGCCAGGCGCCCAACTTCGCGGCCGTTTCCGTGGGCGAGACGGTGCTGGTGGCCGAAGGCCGGGACGGCGCCCTGCTAGGCCTGGTGTCCGTGCAGCCGGACGACCCCTTTGTGCACCACCTCTATGTGGACCCGCAGGCCCAGGGGCTTGGCCTGGGCCGCGCGCTACTGGCGGCCCTGGACCCGTTGTTGCCCAAGCCTTGGCGGCTCAAATGCGTGGCCCGCAACCGCCAAGCCTTGCGCTTCTATGCCCGCGAGGGCTGGCAGGAAGAAGGGCGTGGCGAATCCAGTGATGGGCCCTATCTGCTGCTGCGCAAGAACGGCTAG
- a CDS encoding 5-formyltetrahydrofolate cyclo-ligase, whose translation MSIDCASPNSHGRSALREVLIELRQELPDRHERAIRLQEVLRVWLLQRTELRIGAYWPIKGEFDPLPSLYRWGEDHPERRIGLPVKHRDTGLLSYHVWYPGCPMEEDAFGILKPKETEQFEPELILVPCLGYGAGGLRVGYGGGFVDRTLRERQPHPFTCGLAYSVSWVPGLQAGPEDRPLDAILTDEGQVWGA comes from the coding sequence ATGAGCATTGATTGTGCGTCTCCGAATTCGCACGGCCGCAGCGCGCTGCGCGAGGTGCTGATCGAACTGCGGCAAGAGCTGCCCGACCGCCACGAGCGCGCCATTCGCCTGCAGGAGGTGCTGCGGGTGTGGTTGCTGCAGCGCACCGAGCTGCGCATCGGCGCCTACTGGCCCATCAAGGGCGAGTTCGACCCCTTGCCCTCGCTCTACCGCTGGGGCGAGGACCACCCGGAACGTCGCATCGGCTTGCCCGTCAAGCACCGTGACACCGGCTTGCTCAGCTACCACGTCTGGTACCCCGGCTGCCCGATGGAAGAAGACGCCTTTGGCATCCTGAAGCCCAAGGAGACCGAGCAGTTTGAGCCCGAACTCATCCTCGTGCCCTGCCTGGGCTACGGCGCCGGCGGCCTGCGGGTGGGTTATGGCGGCGGCTTTGTCGACCGCACCCTTCGCGAGCGCCAGCCGCATCCCTTTACCTGCGGGCTGGCCTATAGCGTGAGCTGGGTGCCGGGCTTGCAGGCCGGGCCCGAGGACCGCCCCTTGGACGCCATCCTGACCGATGAAGGGCAGGTCTGGGGCGCTTGA
- the pepQ gene encoding Xaa-Pro dipeptidase, producing MHLPIHSDLGALFAAHIQALQQRCEGLMAAQGYDALAIAAGVEKFAFLDDRPYSFQPNPHFVHWAPLTQHPGSWVLVRPAAKPLLIYLQAEDYWHAVPAAPAGYWVDAFEIVVVRTPEQAAQQLRDAAAHRPAWIAEADALPPGFSGAHNPEPLLAALHFARGVKTEYELQLMRAASRRAALGHLAARAAFEAGGSEADIHGAYLAASGQAERELPYGNIVALSAHAAVLHWQFQDREPPAQPSTLLIDAGAQCAGYASDITRTWLHPQAAAGRAREDFETLLTGMEALELALVDQVRAGSDYVAIHLDAHRRIAALLIEQGLLKGLSAEAAVAQGATRAFFPHGVGHLLGIQVHDIAGLQIDAQGGRRERPAGHPYLRLTRHLEPGMVVTIEPGLYFIPMLLRELQAGPLAAHVDWARVEALKPFGGIRIEDDVVCRAGGAPENLSREAFAALGA from the coding sequence ATGCACCTGCCCATTCACTCCGATCTCGGCGCGCTGTTTGCCGCGCACATTCAGGCCCTGCAGCAGCGTTGTGAAGGCCTGATGGCCGCGCAAGGCTATGACGCCCTGGCCATCGCGGCGGGGGTCGAGAAGTTCGCCTTTCTGGACGACCGGCCCTACAGCTTTCAGCCCAACCCGCACTTTGTGCACTGGGCGCCGCTGACCCAGCACCCGGGCAGCTGGGTGCTGGTGCGGCCCGCCGCCAAGCCCTTGCTGATCTATCTGCAGGCCGAGGACTACTGGCATGCGGTGCCGGCTGCCCCTGCCGGTTATTGGGTCGATGCGTTTGAGATCGTGGTGGTGCGCACGCCGGAGCAGGCGGCGCAGCAGCTGCGCGACGCCGCCGCGCATCGGCCGGCTTGGATCGCCGAGGCCGATGCGTTGCCGCCGGGCTTCTCCGGCGCGCACAACCCCGAGCCCTTGCTGGCGGCGCTGCACTTCGCGCGCGGCGTCAAGACGGAGTACGAACTGCAGCTGATGCGCGCGGCCAGTCGGCGCGCCGCACTCGGTCATCTGGCGGCGCGGGCGGCCTTTGAGGCGGGTGGCTCCGAGGCCGACATCCATGGCGCCTATCTGGCCGCCAGCGGCCAGGCGGAACGCGAGCTGCCCTACGGCAATATCGTGGCCTTAAGCGCGCACGCGGCGGTGCTGCACTGGCAGTTCCAGGACCGCGAGCCGCCGGCCCAGCCGAGCACGCTGTTGATTGATGCCGGCGCTCAATGCGCCGGCTATGCCAGCGACATCACCCGCACCTGGCTGCACCCGCAAGCCGCAGCTGGCCGGGCGCGTGAAGACTTTGAAACCCTGTTGACGGGCATGGAGGCGTTGGAACTGGCCCTGGTGGATCAGGTGCGCGCCGGCAGCGACTACGTGGCGATTCATCTGGACGCGCATCGCCGCATCGCCGCGCTGTTGATCGAGCAGGGTTTGCTCAAGGGCCTGAGCGCTGAAGCGGCCGTGGCACAGGGCGCCACGCGTGCCTTCTTCCCCCATGGTGTCGGCCATCTGCTCGGCATTCAGGTGCACGACATCGCCGGACTGCAGATCGACGCCCAGGGTGGGCGCCGTGAGCGCCCGGCGGGTCACCCCTATCTGCGCCTGACCCGTCATCTGGAGCCGGGCATGGTGGTGACCATCGAGCCCGGTCTGTATTTCATCCCCATGCTGCTGCGCGAGCTGCAGGCCGGCCCCTTGGCCGCCCATGTGGACTGGGCGCGGGTGGAGGCCTTGAAGCCCTTTGGCGGCATCCGCATCGAAGACGATGTGGTCTGCCGCGCTGGCGGCGCCCCGGAGAACTTGAGTCGCGAGGCCTTTGCGGCGCTGGGTGCTTAG
- the metF gene encoding methylenetetrahydrofolate reductase [NAD(P)H] encodes MRTPVSFEFFPPNTPVGHDKLLNQVVPALAALKPEYFSVTYGAGGATRDKTLATVKAIAAAGHQAAPHLSCIGATRDSLREILAEYRAQGIRRVVALRGDLPSGTAGLGEFRYAEELVRFIRETEGPDWQIEVAAYPETHPQCRYAAKDVQHFAAKMKAGADAAITQFFFNPEAYFHFVDEARRLGVTQAIVPGIMPFHNYHRIAQFAQRDGIDIPRWVALKMEGFMDDTASIRAFGLDVVTRLCERLIEGGAPGIHFYSLNQSELTLEICRRLGAH; translated from the coding sequence ATGCGCACCCCGGTCAGCTTCGAGTTCTTCCCTCCCAACACCCCCGTCGGCCACGACAAGCTGCTGAACCAGGTGGTGCCGGCGCTCGCCGCGCTCAAGCCCGAGTACTTCAGCGTCACCTATGGGGCGGGCGGCGCCACACGCGACAAGACCCTGGCCACGGTCAAGGCCATTGCCGCAGCCGGCCATCAGGCCGCCCCCCACCTCTCCTGCATCGGCGCCACGCGGGACTCGCTGCGCGAGATCCTGGCCGAATACCGCGCCCAGGGCATCCGCCGCGTGGTGGCGCTGCGGGGCGATCTGCCCAGCGGCACGGCCGGCTTGGGCGAGTTCCGTTATGCCGAGGAGCTGGTGCGCTTCATTCGCGAGACGGAAGGCCCGGACTGGCAGATCGAGGTCGCGGCCTATCCCGAAACCCATCCGCAGTGCCGCTATGCGGCCAAGGATGTGCAGCACTTCGCGGCCAAGATGAAGGCCGGTGCGGACGCCGCAATCACGCAATTCTTCTTCAATCCCGAGGCCTACTTCCACTTCGTGGACGAGGCGCGCCGCTTGGGCGTCACGCAAGCCATCGTCCCGGGCATCATGCCTTTCCACAACTACCATCGCATTGCCCAGTTCGCGCAGCGCGATGGCATCGACATCCCGCGCTGGGTGGCGCTGAAGATGGAGGGATTCATGGACGACACGGCATCGATTCGAGCCTTTGGCCTGGACGTGGTGACGCGGCTTTGCGAGCGCCTGATTGAAGGCGGTGCGCCCGGCATTCACTTCTACTCGCTGAACCAAAGCGAGCTGACGCTGGAAATCTGCCGCCGCTTGGGCGCGCACTGA
- a CDS encoding DUF2917 domain-containing protein, with protein MITNANQSSWALQTRQVVNHRVHQAQTLAVQSGRLWLTGAGRLDAPAQDFVLERGQTLRLEPGQSVLIEALQPSDFLLAESL; from the coding sequence ATGATCACCAATGCAAATCAATCATCCTGGGCGCTGCAGACCCGGCAGGTCGTGAACCACCGGGTTCACCAGGCGCAGACCCTGGCCGTGCAGTCCGGGCGTCTGTGGTTGACGGGTGCGGGCCGGCTGGACGCGCCGGCGCAGGACTTCGTGCTGGAGCGCGGGCAAACGCTGCGCCTGGAGCCTGGGCAGAGTGTGTTGATCGAGGCCTTGCAGCCCAGCGACTTTCTGCTGGCGGAATCACTGTGA
- a CDS encoding TfoX/Sxy family protein yields MTQPTDPFAQHCQELLQPLGPTRARRMFGGVGLYVDELFIALIAFDRLYLKVSETHRAAFEAAGCERFVYPMKDGSTASLNYYTAPEVAMESPAEMQPWARRAMEAALQARAAKPPAKSVPRKRKA; encoded by the coding sequence ATGACCCAACCCACCGACCCCTTCGCACAACACTGCCAGGAGCTGCTGCAGCCCCTGGGGCCGACGCGGGCGCGGCGCATGTTTGGCGGCGTGGGGCTGTATGTGGACGAGCTCTTCATCGCCTTGATCGCGTTCGATCGGCTCTATCTGAAGGTCAGCGAGACCCACCGGGCGGCCTTCGAAGCCGCCGGCTGCGAGCGCTTTGTCTACCCGATGAAGGACGGCAGCACGGCCAGCCTGAACTACTACACGGCGCCCGAAGTAGCGATGGAGTCGCCCGCCGAGATGCAGCCCTGGGCGCGCCGGGCGATGGAGGCCGCGCTGCAGGCGCGGGCGGCCAAACCGCCGGCCAAATCCGTGCCCAGGAAGCGCAAAGCATGA
- a CDS encoding TonB-dependent receptor plug domain-containing protein, with the protein MSRLFLILLLPTSLFAQVQPPTPPASAAQLDKVEVSGQATDESRRRASTASKIVISREDLLRFGDGNLVDLMRRLPGVTPGGRPGRGGEIRMRGMGGGFTQILVDGERMPPGFAIDQIPPEQVERIEIQRAPTAETGARAVAGTINIILREPLARQLHEARLSVGGDHGAPQANISWTRNDSLGPGLNYSLTAVANHQERGDDINTRQIGPGGTNGQIISRTLGSSQERRDSVNLNGRLLWRLGEGEQLTLMPFLVLGRGRSSSDFNEQVVDRYDTVHSDGQGDSRTLRLGGNYQKRLAEFTRLELRGHGGRTQQSSDSSRQERRLGSLVRTQDDHSETRDDNLHLTTKLSHQTAAEHSWVSGLELEAGRRDNQRRTLENGAPKPGLADFGEDLQASTRRLALYTQDEWQASPQWNLHAGLRWEGIESRGDGGPLVGAVRNRSEVLSPLLHALWKPDPKSRDQLRMSLTRSYRGANLNDLIARPAINNQFPSGPNTELTPDRAGNPSLRPELATGLELGWEHYLSKGGLLSANLFTRQIQGLIRSVIALETVSWDSSPRFVARPRNLSDARTAGLELEAKARLDELWPALPNTPLQLRANLSLFTSQVEGIEGPHNRIDAQPRFSANLGADYRQGAWSLGANWSYVPTIWIQQTETLQVRSSPRSVIDAYLQWTVDRTLSWRLGLANLSRLDTFNETLIESAAGTQQSESRQRSFTTWTLRAEMRF; encoded by the coding sequence ATGTCGCGCTTGTTCCTCATCCTCCTGCTGCCGACCTCGCTGTTCGCACAGGTTCAGCCCCCGACCCCGCCCGCCTCGGCGGCCCAGCTCGACAAGGTCGAGGTCAGCGGCCAAGCTACCGACGAGAGCCGACGCCGTGCCAGCACGGCCAGCAAGATCGTCATCAGCCGCGAGGATCTGCTGCGCTTTGGCGACGGCAATCTGGTCGACCTGATGCGCCGCCTGCCCGGCGTCACCCCAGGCGGCCGCCCGGGGCGCGGGGGCGAGATCCGCATGCGCGGCATGGGCGGGGGCTTCACGCAGATCCTGGTGGACGGCGAGCGCATGCCGCCGGGCTTTGCCATCGACCAGATTCCGCCCGAGCAGGTCGAGCGCATCGAGATCCAGCGCGCCCCCACCGCCGAGACCGGCGCCCGTGCCGTGGCCGGCACGATCAACATCATCCTGCGCGAACCCCTGGCGCGGCAGCTGCACGAGGCGCGCCTGAGCGTGGGCGGCGACCATGGCGCACCGCAAGCCAATATCAGTTGGACGCGCAACGACAGCCTGGGCCCCGGTCTCAACTATTCGCTGACCGCCGTGGCCAATCACCAGGAGCGGGGTGACGACATCAACACCCGTCAGATCGGTCCGGGCGGCACCAATGGCCAAATCATCAGCCGCACCCTGGGCAGCAGCCAGGAGCGGCGTGACAGCGTCAACCTCAATGGCCGCCTGTTGTGGCGCCTGGGCGAGGGCGAGCAACTCACGCTCATGCCTTTTCTGGTGCTGGGCCGTGGCCGCAGCAGCAGTGACTTCAACGAGCAGGTGGTGGACCGATACGACACGGTTCACAGCGACGGCCAGGGCGACTCACGCACCCTGCGCCTGGGCGGCAACTACCAAAAACGCCTGGCCGAATTCACCCGACTGGAACTGCGCGGCCACGGCGGTCGCACGCAACAGAGCAGCGACAGCTCGCGCCAGGAGCGGCGGCTGGGCAGCCTGGTGCGCACGCAAGACGATCACAGCGAGACCCGTGACGACAACCTGCATCTGACGACCAAGCTCAGCCACCAAACCGCCGCCGAACACAGCTGGGTCAGTGGCCTCGAGCTGGAGGCCGGCCGACGCGACAACCAGCGCCGCACCTTGGAGAACGGCGCCCCCAAGCCCGGCCTGGCCGACTTCGGCGAAGACCTGCAGGCCAGCACCCGCCGCCTGGCCCTCTACACCCAGGACGAGTGGCAGGCCAGCCCGCAATGGAATCTGCACGCCGGCCTGCGTTGGGAGGGCATTGAGAGCCGCGGCGACGGCGGCCCGCTGGTGGGGGCGGTGCGCAATCGCAGTGAAGTGCTGTCGCCCCTGCTGCACGCGCTGTGGAAGCCGGACCCAAAGAGTCGCGATCAGCTGCGCATGAGCCTGACGCGCAGCTACCGCGGCGCCAACCTGAACGACCTGATCGCGCGGCCCGCCATCAACAACCAATTCCCCAGCGGCCCCAACACCGAGCTCACCCCCGACCGCGCCGGCAACCCGTCGCTGCGCCCCGAGCTGGCCACCGGACTGGAACTGGGCTGGGAGCACTACCTGAGCAAGGGCGGCCTGCTCTCGGCCAATCTGTTCACACGCCAGATTCAGGGCCTGATTCGCTCGGTGATCGCACTCGAAACCGTCAGCTGGGACAGCAGCCCGCGCTTTGTGGCCCGCCCGCGCAACCTCAGCGACGCGCGCACCGCAGGTCTGGAGCTGGAGGCCAAGGCCCGCCTCGATGAGCTGTGGCCTGCACTGCCCAACACGCCGCTGCAATTGCGCGCCAACCTCAGCCTCTTCACCTCGCAGGTGGAGGGTATCGAAGGACCACACAACCGCATCGACGCCCAACCACGCTTCAGCGCCAATCTGGGCGCCGACTACCGCCAAGGCGCGTGGAGCCTGGGGGCCAACTGGAGCTATGTGCCGACGATCTGGATCCAGCAGACCGAGACCCTGCAGGTGCGCAGCAGCCCGCGCTCGGTCATCGACGCCTATCTGCAATGGACGGTGGATCGAACCTTGAGCTGGCGCCTCGGGCTGGCCAATCTGAGCCGACTCGACACCTTCAACGAAACCCTGATCGAGTCCGCCGCCGGCACCCAGCAAAGTGAAAGCCGGCAGCGCAGCTTCACGACCTGGACGCTGCGGGCGGAGATGCGGTTCTAA
- a CDS encoding cupin, with protein sequence MSASARVIRSAEFQAERAWGALPVAELDGVTVRLHWTDSPYIWHVNDGEEVFVVLDGQVCMKVREQGVEQVHWLQPGDIFHAREGCEHVAHPQGVARVLVVEREGSV encoded by the coding sequence GTGAGCGCAAGCGCGCGGGTGATCCGCAGCGCAGAGTTCCAGGCGGAGCGCGCCTGGGGGGCGCTGCCGGTGGCGGAACTGGATGGCGTGACGGTGCGCCTGCACTGGACGGACTCGCCCTACATCTGGCACGTCAATGACGGCGAAGAAGTGTTCGTCGTGCTCGACGGTCAGGTGTGCATGAAGGTGCGGGAACAGGGCGTCGAGCAGGTGCATTGGCTGCAGCCCGGCGACATCTTCCACGCCCGGGAAGGCTGCGAGCATGTGGCCCATCCGCAGGGTGTGGCGCGGGTGCTGGTGGTGGAGCGCGAGGGCTCGGTCTAG